In the genome of Flexistipes sinusarabici DSM 4947, one region contains:
- the pckA gene encoding phosphoenolpyruvate carboxykinase (ATP): MAKTEITGLESLGLDNLSRIYWNLSTPELYEQSIMRREGILAHLGPLVVRTGHHTGRSPNDKFIVESKGLDDVNWSKDNKPISEENFEKIFTRMRSYLQTKDLFVQECYAGTDESSRIKVRVISETAWHNLFARNMFVREEDRSKLKGFQPDFTVIDLPRFHAIPEVDGTNSETFIIINFNKRLVLIGGTSYAGEIKKSIFSVMNYLLPKKEILSMHCSANVGKNGDTSLFFGLSGTGKTTLSTDPGRALVGDDEHGWSEKGIFNIEGGCYAKVINLSAEAEPDIYECTRKFGTILENVTIDSRTRYVDLDDDSLTENTRASYPITHLPNIVEDGKAVAPDNIIFLTYDAFGVLPPVARLSTSQAMYHFISGYTAKVAGTEKGVKEPKATFSACFGAPFMIHHPSVYAKLLGEKVEKHDVKCWLVNTGLTGGPYGVGSRFKIKHTRSIINAILDGKLEDVEYAANDVFGFLVPQEAPNVPKDVLNPALAWDDKNAYDETLNQLAGKFVENFKRYENHVDKSIIKGAPNIVR, from the coding sequence ATGGCTAAAACGGAAATTACCGGCCTGGAATCGCTGGGACTCGATAATTTATCCAGGATATACTGGAACTTATCCACACCGGAATTATACGAGCAGTCCATTATGAGAAGGGAAGGGATATTGGCACACTTGGGGCCGCTTGTGGTGCGCACAGGGCATCACACCGGCAGGTCACCTAACGATAAATTTATTGTTGAATCTAAGGGACTGGATGATGTGAACTGGTCTAAAGATAACAAACCGATCAGTGAAGAAAATTTTGAAAAAATTTTTACCAGAATGAGATCATATCTACAGACAAAAGATTTGTTTGTTCAGGAATGTTATGCAGGTACAGATGAAAGCAGCAGGATAAAAGTAAGGGTTATTTCTGAAACGGCGTGGCACAACCTTTTTGCAAGAAATATGTTTGTCAGGGAAGAGGACAGAAGTAAACTGAAAGGGTTCCAACCGGATTTTACAGTTATCGATCTTCCCCGTTTCCATGCTATACCTGAAGTGGATGGAACAAACTCAGAAACTTTTATTATAATCAATTTTAACAAACGTTTGGTGCTGATAGGCGGTACCAGCTATGCCGGTGAAATAAAAAAATCTATTTTCAGTGTGATGAACTACCTTTTGCCTAAAAAGGAGATACTTTCAATGCACTGTTCTGCAAATGTCGGGAAAAATGGTGATACTTCACTTTTTTTCGGATTGTCCGGGACGGGCAAAACGACTCTTTCCACAGATCCCGGAAGGGCTTTGGTGGGAGATGATGAGCACGGATGGAGTGAAAAAGGAATATTTAACATTGAAGGCGGATGTTATGCCAAAGTAATAAATTTATCTGCGGAAGCTGAACCGGATATATATGAATGTACACGAAAATTCGGAACGATACTTGAAAATGTTACTATAGATTCCAGAACAAGATATGTCGATCTGGATGATGATTCACTTACTGAAAACACCAGGGCGTCTTATCCCATTACTCATCTGCCGAATATTGTGGAAGACGGTAAAGCTGTTGCTCCGGATAATATAATTTTTCTGACATATGATGCTTTTGGTGTTTTGCCGCCTGTTGCAAGATTAAGCACAAGTCAGGCTATGTACCATTTTATTTCCGGGTATACGGCCAAGGTTGCAGGAACGGAAAAAGGGGTAAAAGAGCCCAAAGCAACTTTCAGCGCCTGTTTCGGTGCTCCGTTTATGATTCACCATCCGTCGGTCTATGCAAAACTCCTGGGTGAAAAAGTGGAAAAACACGATGTTAAGTGTTGGCTTGTTAACACCGGTTTGACGGGAGGCCCGTACGGAGTAGGTTCAAGATTTAAAATAAAGCACACTAGATCAATAATTAATGCAATTCTGGACGGTAAACTGGAAGATGTTGAGTATGCGGCAAATGATGTTTTTGGCTTTCTTGTTCCACAGGAAGCTCCAAATGTGCCTAAGGACGTGCTTAATCCGGCTTTGGCATGGGATGATAAAAATGCGTATGATGAAACACTGAATCAACTGGCAGGTAAGTTTGTGGAGAACTTCAAGCGTTATGAAAATCACGTGGATAAAAGCATTATAAAAGGTGCGCCTAATATAGTGAGGTAG
- a CDS encoding phasin family protein: MNEFARKFFLAGLGLAATTENKAKNAFNELIQKGENLQSKEAKFLKEVMDSTEKTADEFSDRFDDLKNEFMQKMGAVSKKEFEDLKNSVNKLKKQNDEHNENLEKLTGEIKKLKNELNKKTG, from the coding sequence ATGAACGAGTTTGCCAGAAAATTTTTCCTGGCCGGTTTAGGCCTTGCTGCAACAACAGAAAATAAAGCCAAAAATGCCTTTAATGAGCTGATCCAGAAAGGTGAGAATTTACAGTCCAAAGAAGCTAAGTTTCTCAAGGAAGTAATGGACTCTACAGAGAAGACAGCTGACGAATTTTCGGATCGTTTTGATGATTTAAAAAACGAGTTTATGCAAAAAATGGGCGCAGTCTCCAAAAAAGAGTTCGAAGATTTAAAAAACAGTGTGAATAAACTGAAAAAACAAAATGATGAACATAATGAAAACTTAGAGAAACTTACCGGAGAGATAAAAAAGCTAAAGAATGAACTTAACAAAAAAACAGGTTAA
- a CDS encoding HNH endonuclease, with protein sequence MNCKQDFIFFEKADEKEIKKEKEKARSLKKKQWWKNKLASGICHYCGKKVGRENLTMDHVVPLIRGGKSTKGNIVAACKECNSKKKYMTPVEWEEYIQKLKGEDG encoded by the coding sequence ATGAATTGTAAACAGGATTTTATTTTTTTTGAAAAGGCCGATGAAAAGGAAATAAAAAAGGAAAAAGAGAAAGCAAGGTCTTTGAAAAAAAAGCAATGGTGGAAAAATAAACTGGCTTCTGGTATATGTCACTACTGCGGGAAAAAAGTGGGGCGGGAAAACCTCACGATGGATCATGTTGTACCGTTAATCAGAGGCGGCAAGTCCACAAAAGGTAATATTGTTGCTGCATGCAAAGAGTGCAACAGCAAAAAGAAATACATGACACCTGTTGAGTGGGAAGAGTATATACAAAAATTGAAAGGGGAAGACGGTTAA
- a CDS encoding phosphomannomutase/phosphoglucomutase has product MVDSNIFRQYDIRGVVPDTFNKDVAQQIANAFAFQVKSETGNRVPAIAVGRDVRLSSKDIFNGVADGIKDAGCDVVELGVCPTPATYFSSFFMEVDAFIMITGSHNPPEYNGIKLGIGHSTYHSEKITSLYDDITRYGYINADMRGQHRVDTINKHYIDWNIEHFSPLKDKISSLNRNINVVIDAGNGVASHVAPEIFEALGVKVTKLYCEPDGNFPNHHPDPTVEDNLEDLKDKIKENGADFGVAYDGDADRIGIIDEKQDVIWGDLLLLIYAKELKKKYEKPKIIADVKASKVLFDSLEKIGAESIMWKTGHSLIKNKLLETGAELAGEMSGHIFFKDDYYGYDDAIYASLRFLQAYVNNLCEENIGKVSDMLGDIPKVYNTPEIRFDCPDDKKFEIVNKLAEKFKKYLKEGKLGIKEIIDIDGIRVVFENGWGLLRASNTQPVLVMRFEATDKAEMEQYRKIIEKELKEMMDL; this is encoded by the coding sequence ATGGTGGATTCAAATATTTTCAGACAATATGATATCCGCGGGGTTGTTCCGGATACATTTAATAAGGATGTTGCTCAACAGATTGCAAATGCTTTTGCGTTTCAGGTTAAGAGTGAAACGGGCAACAGAGTCCCGGCAATTGCTGTGGGCAGAGATGTAAGATTGTCCTCCAAAGATATTTTCAATGGAGTGGCTGACGGGATAAAAGATGCCGGCTGTGATGTTGTGGAACTTGGTGTATGCCCGACACCTGCAACTTATTTCAGTTCTTTTTTTATGGAAGTGGATGCTTTTATAATGATTACCGGCAGTCACAATCCTCCGGAATATAATGGGATAAAACTGGGTATAGGTCATTCCACATATCATTCAGAAAAAATAACATCCCTTTATGATGATATAACCCGTTACGGTTACATTAATGCCGACATGAGGGGGCAGCACAGAGTGGATACCATTAACAAACATTATATAGACTGGAATATAGAGCACTTTTCCCCCCTTAAGGATAAAATCTCTTCGCTGAACCGGAACATCAATGTTGTAATCGATGCCGGTAACGGAGTTGCATCACATGTAGCTCCTGAAATATTCGAAGCTCTTGGCGTAAAAGTAACAAAGCTCTACTGTGAGCCTGACGGAAATTTTCCCAACCACCACCCTGATCCCACAGTGGAAGATAATCTGGAAGATTTAAAAGATAAAATAAAAGAGAACGGGGCTGATTTTGGCGTAGCCTATGACGGAGACGCAGACAGAATAGGAATTATCGATGAAAAACAGGATGTCATATGGGGTGATCTTCTCCTGCTCATCTATGCAAAAGAGTTGAAGAAAAAATATGAAAAACCTAAAATCATTGCGGACGTCAAAGCATCGAAAGTTTTGTTCGACTCTCTTGAAAAGATTGGTGCAGAAAGTATTATGTGGAAGACAGGTCATTCTCTGATAAAAAACAAGCTCCTGGAAACAGGTGCCGAATTGGCCGGAGAAATGAGCGGACACATATTTTTTAAAGATGACTATTACGGTTATGACGATGCCATTTACGCATCACTGCGGTTTCTGCAGGCTTATGTCAACAATCTTTGCGAGGAAAATATCGGAAAAGTCTCTGATATGCTCGGAGATATTCCAAAAGTCTATAATACCCCTGAAATCAGATTCGACTGTCCTGATGATAAAAAGTTTGAGATTGTCAACAAATTAGCAGAAAAATTTAAAAAATATCTAAAAGAAGGTAAGCTGGGAATAAAAGAAATTATCGATATTGACGGTATAAGGGTGGTTTTTGAAAACGGCTGGGGGCTTTTAAGGGCAAGTAATACGCAGCCGGTACTTGTTATGAGATTTGAAGCCACCGACAAAGCTGAAATGGAGCAATACCGCAAAATAATCGAAAAAGAACTGAAAGAGATGATGGATCTATAA
- a CDS encoding NUDIX hydrolase, whose amino-acid sequence MNLTKKQVKEINKVRAGCEKLDYCVYTTFSLYNRFKIDIPRRQAAILVPLYFLNNEWYIIFTKRTNHLPYHSGEISFPGGSREKQDSGKKETALRETEEEIGIPREAMTILGKLDDQLSVADINVTPYVAKITDLTALTHMKPQESEVEEIFQVPLHFFYRKSTFWYENWIRNKQPHKVYFYNFNGRIIWGLTARVVKNLIELLEFCNTCEEN is encoded by the coding sequence ATGAACTTAACAAAAAAACAGGTTAAGGAAATAAACAAAGTAAGAGCCGGTTGTGAAAAGCTGGATTACTGCGTTTATACCACTTTTTCCTTATACAACAGATTCAAAATTGATATCCCGAGAAGGCAAGCGGCTATACTAGTGCCGCTTTATTTTTTAAATAACGAATGGTACATAATTTTCACCAAAAGAACAAACCACCTCCCCTATCACAGCGGAGAAATCTCTTTTCCCGGCGGCTCAAGGGAAAAACAGGATTCGGGCAAAAAGGAGACCGCATTAAGGGAAACTGAAGAGGAAATAGGAATTCCCAGAGAAGCCATGACTATATTAGGTAAGCTGGATGACCAGCTTTCAGTAGCTGATATCAATGTCACACCTTACGTTGCCAAAATAACAGATCTTACCGCTTTAACACATATGAAACCACAGGAAAGTGAGGTTGAAGAAATATTTCAGGTACCTCTGCATTTTTTTTACCGTAAAAGCACATTCTGGTATGAAAATTGGATAAGAAACAAACAGCCGCACAAAGTATACTTTTACAATTTCAACGGCCGTATCATATGGGGGCTGACAGCAAGGGTGGTTAAGAATCTGATTGAACTCCTTGAATTTTGCAACACCTGCGAAGAAAACTGA
- a CDS encoding ATP-binding protein, giving the protein MKKIACFMQNINFYHSLSAAAEEEGFEIQNTDSSLEELSDYMLFVTDDSLAAEKIKFSDIPVAFVSQSGKLQNVFNLKIPFDKIQFRSLLDQLMHGVSDDLYSRISWPEFIKKSYLIGNDIFKLDKIIFFITRELIFFAGISEIQKIRIGLSEMLANAVEHGNLGISAEEKFRHTEAGTYEDFLKSRVENSKGCDCRVRLEIYMDKKTVEFIIEDEGLGFDVENAELQAKDDDLLKLHGRGIMLTKIYFDSVEYNKKGNKVVIRKFLS; this is encoded by the coding sequence ATGAAAAAAATAGCATGTTTTATGCAAAATATCAACTTTTACCACTCTTTATCCGCCGCAGCTGAAGAGGAAGGTTTTGAAATTCAGAATACGGATTCCTCTCTTGAGGAATTATCGGATTATATGCTTTTTGTCACCGATGACAGCCTTGCCGCCGAAAAAATTAAATTCTCTGATATTCCGGTAGCCTTTGTCTCACAGTCAGGAAAACTTCAAAATGTTTTCAATCTGAAAATTCCTTTTGATAAGATACAGTTTAGGTCACTGCTGGATCAGCTTATGCACGGAGTGAGTGATGATTTGTATTCCAGGATTTCATGGCCGGAATTTATAAAAAAAAGTTATTTGATAGGCAATGATATTTTCAAACTTGATAAAATAATTTTCTTTATAACAAGAGAACTGATTTTTTTTGCCGGTATTTCAGAAATCCAGAAGATACGTATAGGATTATCAGAGATGCTTGCAAACGCAGTTGAACACGGGAATCTCGGGATCAGTGCAGAAGAAAAATTTAGACATACGGAGGCCGGAACCTACGAAGATTTTCTTAAAAGCAGAGTTGAAAATTCAAAGGGCTGTGACTGTAGGGTTAGGCTGGAGATTTATATGGATAAAAAAACTGTTGAATTTATCATTGAGGATGAAGGTTTGGGATTTGACGTGGAAAATGCCGAACTTCAGGCTAAAGACGATGATTTGCTGAAACTTCACGGCAGAGGCATTATGCTTACCAAAATTTATTTTGATTCGGTTGAGTACAATAAAAAAGGCAATAAAGTTGTTATAAGGAAATTTTTATCATGA
- the alaS gene encoding alanine--tRNA ligase: protein MTGKEIRQKFLDFFEQKDHTIVKSSSLVPENDPTLLFTNAGMNQFKDTFLGVEKRNYSRAATCQKVVRAGGKHNDLENVGRTARHHTFFEMLGNFSFGDYFKRGVINYAWEFLTEVLGLDKEKLYISVFHKDDEAFNIWKNEIGIPEERISKLGEKENFWSMGDTGPCGPCSEIHIDQGPKIGCGRSDCDPECDCDRFLELWNLVFMQYDRDAEGTLHPLPKPSIDTGMGLERIAAVVQNVTSNFDTDLIRPIIEETSSIAGIRYKDNEKFDISLRVIADHARATTFLISDGVIPANEGRGYVLKRIMRRAMRHGRLIGIKENFFYKICEFVVDFMSDHYLELVDKKNYISKIVKQEESRFKNTLTTGLKITESLIEKYKYDKYIPGKEIFTLYDTYGFPVDLLEDIAEENGFSLDMEGFKKEMSAQQEKAKRAWSGSGDTAVDERFKKLASKFRTEFDGYDKLSLESEILGIISKGNNTEEAKQGDKIEIILSKTPFYPEGGGETGDKGYIKSDNAVAEVKDTKKYAESLIVHEAEILNGTLKVGEIITAEVNSEFRKAVEKNHTSTHLIHKALREVLGDHVRQSGSLVDSEKLRFDFTHFSPLSREEIVEIENIVNKKIQENLPVKKEITDIDSAIQKGAMAIFGEKYGDTVRVVSVNDFSKELCGGCHVNYTGEIGLFKITTETSVASGIRRIEALTGIKAFEELSKIYRMAEDTAGLLKTSISKLFESVDSQNKKVKELEKRLKELKDKLNSRQTEKLLENVKEKNGIKILTLRADEQDINSLRNMTDVAKAKLKSGIVVIGSENKGKAVFICGVTKDLTDRYKAGDIVKKVAAVCGGSGGGKAEMAQAGAKDINKIDEALETVYNIL, encoded by the coding sequence ATGACGGGAAAAGAAATCAGACAAAAATTTTTGGATTTTTTTGAACAAAAAGATCATACAATAGTAAAATCTTCATCGCTGGTTCCGGAAAATGACCCCACACTTTTGTTTACAAATGCCGGAATGAATCAGTTCAAGGATACCTTTCTGGGTGTGGAAAAACGGAACTATTCCAGAGCCGCAACTTGCCAGAAGGTAGTCAGAGCAGGCGGCAAACACAATGACCTTGAGAATGTTGGCAGGACAGCACGACATCATACGTTTTTTGAAATGCTCGGAAATTTTTCTTTCGGGGATTATTTCAAAAGAGGTGTTATAAATTATGCATGGGAATTTCTCACGGAGGTCTTGGGGCTTGATAAGGAAAAATTATACATCTCCGTTTTTCATAAGGATGATGAAGCTTTTAACATATGGAAAAACGAAATCGGCATACCGGAGGAAAGAATTTCAAAACTGGGGGAAAAAGAAAATTTCTGGTCTATGGGTGACACTGGGCCATGCGGTCCGTGTTCTGAAATTCATATAGACCAGGGTCCCAAAATTGGATGCGGCAGGAGTGACTGCGATCCTGAATGTGACTGCGACAGATTTTTGGAACTTTGGAATCTCGTATTTATGCAGTACGACAGAGATGCTGAAGGAACCCTGCATCCACTGCCCAAACCCAGCATAGACACGGGAATGGGGTTGGAGCGTATAGCAGCAGTTGTCCAGAATGTCACAAGTAACTTTGATACAGACCTCATCAGACCAATCATTGAAGAAACGTCATCCATTGCCGGGATCAGGTATAAAGATAATGAAAAATTTGATATCAGTCTCCGTGTGATAGCTGATCACGCCAGAGCAACAACATTCTTAATTTCAGACGGCGTTATACCTGCAAATGAGGGGCGCGGATATGTGCTGAAAAGGATTATGCGCAGAGCCATGAGGCACGGGAGACTTATCGGTATTAAAGAGAACTTTTTCTATAAAATTTGTGAATTTGTAGTGGATTTTATGAGTGATCATTACCTGGAGCTTGTTGACAAGAAAAATTATATTTCCAAAATTGTTAAACAGGAAGAAAGCAGGTTTAAAAATACATTGACAACCGGTCTGAAAATTACCGAGTCACTTATAGAAAAATACAAATATGACAAATATATACCCGGAAAAGAAATATTCACCCTTTATGATACATACGGATTCCCCGTGGATCTGTTAGAGGATATTGCGGAAGAAAACGGATTCAGCTTAGATATGGAAGGTTTTAAAAAGGAAATGTCCGCTCAGCAGGAAAAAGCTAAAAGAGCCTGGAGCGGCAGCGGAGATACCGCAGTTGATGAAAGATTTAAAAAACTTGCATCAAAATTCAGAACTGAATTTGACGGATATGACAAACTTTCCTTAGAAAGTGAGATTCTCGGAATCATTAGCAAAGGAAATAACACAGAAGAGGCAAAACAGGGAGATAAAATCGAAATAATTCTGTCAAAAACTCCCTTTTACCCGGAAGGTGGAGGAGAGACAGGTGATAAAGGTTATATAAAAAGTGACAATGCCGTAGCGGAAGTAAAAGATACAAAAAAATATGCCGAATCACTAATAGTTCATGAGGCTGAAATATTAAACGGTACTTTAAAGGTGGGGGAGATTATAACAGCAGAAGTGAACAGTGAATTTCGTAAAGCGGTTGAAAAAAACCATACTTCCACTCACTTGATTCACAAAGCTCTCAGAGAGGTATTGGGTGACCACGTGAGGCAGTCAGGTTCACTTGTGGATTCGGAAAAGCTGCGTTTTGATTTCACACACTTTTCCCCATTAAGCAGGGAAGAAATTGTAGAGATAGAAAATATAGTAAATAAAAAGATTCAGGAGAACCTCCCTGTAAAAAAGGAGATTACGGATATAGATTCTGCAATACAAAAAGGTGCAATGGCAATATTTGGAGAAAAATACGGTGATACAGTCCGTGTGGTTTCTGTAAATGATTTTTCCAAAGAGCTGTGCGGAGGCTGCCATGTCAATTATACGGGTGAAATCGGCCTGTTCAAAATTACAACGGAAACCAGTGTGGCATCAGGGATAAGAAGAATAGAGGCACTCACAGGTATCAAAGCATTTGAAGAGCTGTCCAAAATTTACAGAATGGCGGAAGATACGGCCGGACTATTAAAAACATCCATTTCAAAATTGTTTGAAAGTGTTGATTCTCAGAATAAAAAGGTAAAAGAACTGGAAAAGCGGCTGAAAGAACTGAAAGACAAACTTAATTCACGGCAAACGGAGAAACTGCTCGAAAATGTGAAAGAGAAAAACGGAATAAAAATTCTCACATTAAGAGCTGATGAACAGGATATAAATTCCCTGCGAAACATGACCGATGTTGCAAAAGCCAAACTAAAATCCGGTATTGTCGTTATAGGCTCAGAAAACAAAGGCAAAGCAGTTTTCATATGCGGCGTCACAAAAGATCTTACTGACAGATACAAGGCAGGCGATATTGTAAAGAAAGTGGCAGCCGTCTGCGGAGGCAGCGGAGGCGGAAAGGCTGAAATGGCACAGGCCGGAGCAAAAGACATAAATAAGATTGATGAAGCCCTCGAAACGGTTTATAATATATTATAA